A window of the Bacillus toyonensis BCT-7112 genome harbors these coding sequences:
- a CDS encoding recombinase family protein — protein MANIYGYIRVSTKDQNEQRQLHKMMERGVEARRIFVDKASGRHFDRPQYQLLRKILSTGDIVYIDALDRMGRNYDEVISEWKYITRELQADIVVLENETLFDSRKFREMGDMGRLMEDQFLSLLSYVADQERKKIHQRQAEGIAVAKSQGKHLGRPQVNLSTLSKQQIQIIEETHPKWKSGEITAVMFMEMLELRKNTFYKIMKEYEKN, from the coding sequence GTGGCGAATATTTATGGATATATACGTGTAAGTACAAAAGATCAAAATGAACAACGTCAATTACATAAGATGATGGAACGAGGAGTGGAAGCTCGACGTATTTTTGTCGATAAAGCAAGTGGACGACATTTTGATCGTCCTCAGTATCAATTATTACGAAAAATATTAAGTACAGGTGATATTGTTTACATAGATGCTCTAGATCGTATGGGACGTAATTATGATGAAGTAATTTCAGAGTGGAAATACATAACAAGAGAATTACAAGCTGATATTGTTGTTTTAGAAAATGAAACTTTATTCGATAGTCGAAAGTTTCGTGAGATGGGTGACATGGGACGGCTAATGGAAGATCAATTTTTATCTTTGCTTTCTTATGTTGCAGATCAAGAACGTAAAAAAATTCATCAGCGACAAGCGGAAGGAATTGCTGTAGCAAAATCTCAGGGAAAACACTTAGGCCGTCCTCAGGTAAATCTTTCAACGCTAAGTAAACAACAAATACAAATAATAGAAGAAACTCATCCAAAATGGAAGAGTGGAGAAATAACAGCTGTTATGTTTATGGAGATGTTAGAACTAAGGAAAAACACATTTTATAAAATAATGAAAGAATATGAAAAAAATTGA
- a CDS encoding ABC transporter permease, whose protein sequence is MNKFRILTGHIFLQKLKNKMFIISTILLLLAITVAIAWPKLEGIFQDEDPKTKIYVVDQTNQNVINTLSNSKIINYIETTKNIKKLEKEVKEGKVDGILDLKEKNNMQILAELKTYDSLSAKEIQLIEQDIASVNQLLIIQQSKLTPEQAKNIFNTKVSIKEINLNKESKSDEEKQAGAYLSYAVGFLIYIFILSYLSMITNDVASEKSSRIMEILISSVSPSIHLLSKIFGVLAAGVTQIFILILYSLGLLYLFGGDYLERVNDIKEIVSVSYFIFTIIFIILAYILYLAIGATLGSLVSKVEETSQAILPPVMLVMVGFFVMFYGMIDPNSMVVKVFSYIPFTSPMVMPMRISTTDMQLWQPALSVLILILTIVTMLAFNLRLYQGSVLIYSSNSVMKKIKQAWSLTK, encoded by the coding sequence ATGAATAAGTTTAGAATCTTAACAGGGCATATTTTTCTGCAAAAATTAAAAAATAAAATGTTTATTATATCTACAATTCTTCTATTATTAGCAATAACAGTTGCAATTGCATGGCCAAAACTAGAAGGTATTTTTCAAGATGAAGATCCAAAAACAAAGATTTATGTTGTAGATCAAACAAATCAAAATGTAATTAATACATTAAGTAATTCAAAAATAATTAATTATATTGAAACTACAAAAAATATAAAAAAATTAGAAAAAGAGGTAAAAGAAGGAAAAGTAGATGGGATATTAGATTTAAAAGAAAAGAATAATATGCAGATACTGGCTGAGTTAAAAACTTATGATTCACTTTCAGCAAAAGAAATACAACTAATTGAACAGGATATTGCATCTGTTAATCAATTGTTAATAATACAACAGTCTAAGTTAACTCCAGAGCAAGCAAAAAACATCTTTAACACTAAAGTAAGTATTAAGGAGATTAATTTAAATAAAGAGAGTAAGAGTGATGAAGAAAAACAAGCTGGTGCCTATTTATCCTATGCAGTTGGATTTCTAATATACATTTTTATCCTTTCTTACCTATCAATGATTACCAATGATGTAGCAAGTGAAAAAAGCTCAAGAATTATGGAAATTTTGATTTCTAGTGTATCACCTTCTATTCATTTATTATCAAAAATCTTTGGAGTACTTGCAGCTGGCGTAACGCAAATATTTATTTTAATCTTATACTCCTTAGGTTTATTATATTTATTTGGTGGAGATTATCTAGAACGAGTTAATGATATAAAAGAAATTGTTTCAGTTTCTTATTTCATTTTTACTATTATCTTTATCATTTTAGCGTATATTTTATATTTAGCTATTGGAGCAACACTAGGATCACTTGTCTCTAAAGTAGAAGAGACAAGTCAGGCAATCTTACCTCCAGTTATGTTAGTGATGGTTGGTTTTTTTGTTATGTTTTATGGAATGATAGATCCTAATAGTATGGTTGTTAAAGTATTCTCTTATATCCCTTTTACATCTCCTATGGTTATGCCTATGAGAATTAGCACAACAGATATGCAACTATGGCAACCTGCATTATCTGTTCTTATATTAATATTAACTATAGTTACAATGCTTGCTTTCAATTTACGCCTTTACCAAGGATCAGTTTTAATTTATAGTTCAAATTCTGTGATGAAAAAAATTAAACAAGCATGGTCTTTAACTAAATAA